A stretch of bacterium DNA encodes these proteins:
- a CDS encoding VOC family protein, whose translation MIHAIDHTAISVPDLDEAVDFYTNVLGFEVESESGWPRGAARVDQLVGLRDSSSKVAMVRLGDTRIEIFQYVSPTPNVRDPGLRVCDHGITHFCLRVTGIEDEYARLEAAGVEFNGPPVDVGSSICVYGRDPFGNVIELKQQKP comes from the coding sequence ATGATCCACGCCATCGACCACACCGCGATCTCGGTCCCAGACCTGGACGAAGCGGTCGATTTCTACACGAACGTGCTCGGCTTCGAGGTCGAGAGCGAGTCGGGCTGGCCCCGTGGTGCCGCGCGCGTCGACCAGCTGGTGGGGCTCCGGGACTCGTCCTCGAAGGTGGCGATGGTCCGGCTCGGAGACACCCGGATCGAGATCTTCCAGTACGTGTCCCCCACGCCGAACGTGCGGGATCCGGGCCTCCGGGTCTGCGACCACGGGATCACCCACTTCTGTCTGCGGGTGACCGGAATCGAGGACGAGTACGCGCGCCTCGAGGCGGCGGGCGTCGAGTTCAACGGTCCGCCCGTCGACGTCGGCAGCTCGATCTGCGTCTACGGACGCGATCCTTTCGGCAACGTGATCGAGTTGAAGCAGCAGAAGCCTTGA
- a CDS encoding cytochrome P450, translating to MGMDECRDPYPEFAAMRAKAGVIEDTAPSGAMAAMLGEEKKSFIAVSYDAVSEILRDGRIFSSGAYRESMGAVMGPNILVMDEPEHGRYRRLIQQAFSKKALEVWEQELVHPVVHGLVDAFVDRGSADLVRELTFPFPVHVIAGMLGLPEEDLPWFHARAVDVISVALDPMRGIQGSQQLGEYLTPIIDARRANPGKDLISVLATGELDGQELDNEHVLGFLRLLLPAGAETTYRSSSNLIFGLLSKPEQWQALADDRGLMIQAIEEGLRWEVPLTGIGRLCVEDTEVAGTEIPAGSYVHVLIGAANRDETRWDRADEFDIHRPPRQHMSFAFGPHRCLGMHLARMETKVCLDALLDRLPNLRLDPAAEDVHITGRAFRSPRSLPVLFG from the coding sequence ATGGGCATGGACGAATGCCGCGACCCGTATCCGGAGTTCGCGGCGATGCGGGCGAAGGCCGGCGTGATCGAGGATACGGCTCCGAGCGGCGCGATGGCCGCCATGCTCGGCGAGGAGAAGAAGAGCTTCATCGCCGTGAGCTACGACGCCGTGTCCGAGATCCTTCGAGACGGGCGGATCTTCTCCTCCGGTGCCTATCGCGAATCGATGGGCGCCGTAATGGGCCCCAACATCCTCGTGATGGACGAACCCGAGCACGGACGATACCGGCGGCTCATCCAGCAGGCCTTCAGCAAGAAGGCCCTCGAGGTCTGGGAGCAGGAGCTCGTCCATCCGGTCGTCCACGGACTGGTCGATGCCTTCGTGGATCGCGGCTCCGCCGACCTCGTTCGCGAGCTGACCTTTCCGTTTCCGGTCCACGTGATCGCGGGCATGCTGGGGTTGCCCGAGGAGGATCTTCCCTGGTTCCACGCGCGCGCCGTCGACGTGATCAGCGTCGCCCTCGATCCGATGCGAGGGATCCAGGGCTCCCAGCAGCTCGGTGAGTACCTCACGCCGATCATCGACGCGCGTCGCGCGAACCCCGGCAAGGATCTGATCAGCGTGCTCGCGACCGGCGAGCTCGACGGACAGGAACTCGACAACGAGCACGTGCTCGGCTTCCTGCGCCTGCTCCTTCCCGCCGGCGCCGAGACGACCTACCGCTCCTCGAGCAACCTGATCTTCGGGCTGCTCTCGAAGCCGGAGCAGTGGCAGGCACTCGCCGACGACCGAGGGTTGATGATCCAGGCGATCGAAGAAGGGCTCCGTTGGGAAGTGCCGTTGACCGGGATCGGACGCCTCTGCGTCGAAGACACCGAGGTCGCCGGAACCGAGATCCCCGCCGGCTCGTACGTCCATGTCCTGATCGGTGCCGCCAATCGCGACGAGACGCGTTGGGATCGCGCGGACGAGTTCGACATCCATCGTCCACCGCGCCAGCACATGTCCTTCGCTTTCGGCCCCCACCGCTGCCTCGGCATGCACCTCGCGCGGATGGAGACGAAGGTCTGCCTCGACGCGCTCCTCGACCGGCTGCCGAACCTGCGACTCGACCCCGCAGCCGAGGACGTCCACATCACGGGCCGGGCCTTCCGGTCGCCGCGCAGCCTGCCCGTCCTGTTCGGATAG
- a CDS encoding cytochrome P450, with protein MASAPVPTLDIDPHDLITPANYGVAGQPHEVWTQLRAHSPVHYVETDTHPPFYAITRHADIMSISCKPDIFSNSEGPFLMDKVQTLQRMDAPENRPPMRTIIEMDPPEHRDYRKVASGFFTPRSIHRLDEIVADCARAQIDKLGEEGECDFVEQISQRHPLRVLATILGIEPEDEDLLLELTQQLFAADDPDLQREAADRQEASKQLFADFGALFTRIIADRRENPTDDLASMLANAKMPNGEPLPPLELFGYYLIVFTAGHDTTRNAISGGMQALLENPDQMRKLKANPTEAMGKSTVEEVVRWTSPVNYMKRRLLRDAEVGGVKMKAGEDLIMYYASANRDEAVFDRPFEFDIERHPNRHLGFGTGEHFCLGAHVARLSSRALFLEIANRVEEIEPAGDPTHISASFVAGLKTLPVRYKIRPAA; from the coding sequence ATGGCGTCCGCCCCCGTTCCCACGCTCGACATCGATCCCCACGACCTGATCACGCCCGCGAACTACGGCGTCGCCGGTCAGCCCCACGAGGTCTGGACCCAGCTCCGCGCCCACTCGCCCGTCCACTACGTCGAGACGGACACGCATCCGCCCTTCTACGCGATCACGCGGCACGCGGACATCATGAGCATCTCGTGCAAGCCGGACATCTTCAGCAACAGCGAGGGCCCGTTCCTGATGGACAAGGTCCAGACGCTGCAGCGGATGGACGCGCCCGAGAACCGCCCGCCGATGCGCACGATCATCGAGATGGACCCGCCGGAGCACCGCGACTACCGCAAGGTGGCGAGCGGCTTCTTCACGCCGCGCTCGATCCATCGTCTCGACGAGATCGTGGCCGACTGCGCGCGCGCCCAGATCGACAAGCTCGGTGAAGAGGGCGAGTGCGACTTCGTCGAGCAGATCTCGCAACGCCACCCGCTTCGCGTCCTGGCGACGATCCTGGGCATCGAGCCCGAGGACGAAGACCTCCTCCTCGAGCTGACCCAGCAGCTCTTCGCCGCCGACGATCCGGACCTCCAGCGCGAGGCCGCGGACCGGCAGGAGGCGAGCAAGCAGCTCTTCGCGGACTTCGGTGCGCTCTTCACGCGGATCATCGCCGATCGCCGCGAGAACCCGACCGACGATCTCGCGAGCATGCTCGCGAACGCGAAGATGCCCAACGGTGAGCCGCTGCCGCCCCTCGAGCTCTTCGGGTACTACCTGATCGTCTTCACCGCCGGACACGATACGACCCGCAACGCGATCTCCGGCGGGATGCAGGCACTGCTCGAGAACCCGGACCAGATGCGCAAGCTGAAGGCGAATCCGACCGAGGCGATGGGCAAGTCGACGGTCGAGGAGGTCGTCCGTTGGACCTCCCCGGTCAACTACATGAAGCGTCGCCTGCTCCGAGACGCCGAGGTCGGTGGCGTCAAGATGAAGGCCGGCGAAGACCTGATCATGTACTACGCCTCGGCGAACCGGGACGAGGCGGTCTTCGACCGTCCCTTCGAGTTCGACATCGAGCGCCATCCGAATCGCCACCTGGGCTTCGGAACCGGAGAGCATTTCTGCCTCGGTGCCCACGTCGCCCGGCTCTCGTCCCGCGCGCTGTTCCTCGAGATCGCGAATCGGGTCGAGGAGATCGAGCCCGCCGGCGATCCGACCCACATCTCGGCGAGCTTCGTCGCCGGTCTGAAGACGCTGCCGGTCCGGTACAAGATCCGCCCCGCGGCCTGA
- a CDS encoding glutathione S-transferase family protein, with product MSLILYGAPLSPFVRKADVTLREKGLEFELEPVNILPMPDWFLEISPAKRIPVLRDTDYGKEGVAGTIPDSSAICAFLERKHPEVPLYPTDPYEYGRALFYEEYADTVLVAPIGMGIFRPIMFNVFQKKDPDLDRAKQTLAEQMPPIFDYLEGELDGKAFLVGEQLGVADITLACILTQLTLVAGDLDAARWPSLAAHYERMMARPSFQPSLAICKQVVPEPFL from the coding sequence ATGAGTCTGATCCTGTACGGCGCCCCGCTCTCTCCCTTCGTCCGCAAGGCCGACGTCACGCTGCGCGAGAAGGGGCTCGAGTTCGAGCTCGAGCCCGTCAACATCCTGCCCATGCCCGACTGGTTCCTCGAGATCAGTCCGGCGAAGCGGATTCCGGTCCTGCGCGACACCGACTACGGCAAGGAGGGCGTCGCCGGCACGATCCCGGACTCGTCGGCCATCTGTGCGTTCCTCGAGCGGAAGCACCCCGAGGTCCCGCTCTATCCGACCGATCCCTACGAGTACGGACGTGCGCTCTTCTACGAGGAGTACGCGGACACCGTGTTGGTCGCGCCGATCGGCATGGGGATCTTCCGGCCGATCATGTTCAACGTGTTCCAGAAGAAGGACCCCGATCTGGATCGCGCGAAGCAGACCCTCGCCGAGCAGATGCCGCCGATCTTCGACTACCTGGAAGGAGAGCTCGACGGCAAGGCGTTCCTCGTCGGCGAACAGCTCGGGGTCGCGGACATCACGCTGGCCTGCATCCTCACGCAGCTGACGCTCGTGGCTGGCGATCTGGACGCGGCGCGCTGGCCCTCCCTCGCCGCGCACTACGAGCGCATGATGGCGCGCCCGTCGTTCCAGCCGAGCCTGGCGATCTGCAAGCAGGTGGTGCCGGAGCCGTTCCTCTAG
- a CDS encoding nitronate monooxygenase: MNTDLARELGIEFPIFAFTHCRDVVTAVSKAGGLGVFGVAAHSAENLRAELDWIENELQGKPYGVDLLLPTKYAGSERGGFSQDELDERIPADHRAFLDDLLEKHEVPPLQEDAKVGRGFQVGFESQREVIETLFEYDIKLIASALGPPPAWMVEQGKARGIKVAALAGTVEHARRHAEAGADIIIAQGYEAGGHTGEIATMVLVPEVVDAVAPVPVLAAGGIGSGRQITASLALGAQGVWIGSLWLTTEEAETSPVVKEKFLAAGTSDTIRSRSLTGKPARMLRSAWTEAWEDESNPDPLPMPLQPRLIREAQARIKRTSHNHAGSQQLDNYFVGQIVGSMNHVKSVRTVMEELAMEYADTMERLDGWAGTD, encoded by the coding sequence ATGAATACCGACCTCGCCCGGGAGCTGGGTATCGAGTTCCCGATCTTCGCCTTCACCCACTGTCGTGACGTCGTCACCGCGGTCTCCAAGGCCGGCGGCCTGGGCGTCTTCGGCGTCGCCGCCCACTCCGCCGAGAACCTGCGGGCCGAGCTCGACTGGATCGAGAACGAGCTCCAGGGCAAGCCCTATGGCGTCGACCTGCTCCTCCCGACGAAGTACGCCGGAAGCGAGCGAGGCGGCTTCTCGCAGGACGAGCTCGACGAGCGGATCCCCGCCGACCACCGCGCCTTCCTCGACGATCTCCTCGAGAAGCACGAGGTTCCACCGCTCCAGGAGGACGCGAAGGTCGGGCGCGGGTTCCAGGTCGGCTTCGAGAGCCAGCGCGAAGTGATCGAGACGCTCTTCGAATACGACATCAAGCTGATCGCGAGTGCCCTCGGGCCGCCGCCCGCGTGGATGGTCGAGCAGGGCAAGGCGCGCGGCATCAAGGTCGCCGCGCTCGCCGGGACGGTCGAACACGCCCGGCGCCACGCCGAGGCCGGCGCCGACATCATCATCGCTCAGGGCTACGAAGCCGGTGGCCATACGGGCGAGATCGCGACGATGGTTCTCGTCCCCGAAGTCGTCGATGCCGTCGCGCCGGTTCCCGTCCTCGCCGCCGGCGGGATCGGATCCGGTCGCCAGATCACGGCGAGCCTCGCCCTCGGTGCCCAGGGCGTCTGGATCGGATCGCTGTGGCTGACGACGGAAGAGGCCGAGACGTCGCCGGTCGTGAAGGAGAAATTCCTCGCGGCGGGGACGAGTGACACGATCCGGAGTCGGTCGCTCACCGGCAAGCCCGCACGGATGCTGCGGAGCGCCTGGACCGAGGCGTGGGAGGACGAGTCGAATCCGGACCCGCTCCCGATGCCGCTCCAGCCGCGACTGATCCGGGAGGCACAGGCTCGCATCAAGCGGACGAGCCACAATCACGCGGGCAGTCAGCAGCTCGACAACTACTTCGTCGGGCAGATCGTCGGATCGATGAACCACGTCAAGTCGGTCCGCACGGTCATGGAGGAGCTCGCCATGGAATACGCGGACACGATGGAGCGTCTCGACGGCTGGGCCGGAACGGACTGA
- a CDS encoding NAD(P)/FAD-dependent oxidoreductase, producing the protein MTRVLIVGGGFAGLRAARDLGGAPDVEVTLFDARNHHLFQPLLYQVAMAGLSPAEIAAPIRSLLAHAPNVRVRQERVLRIDLDARRIETASGSFDYDVLVLAAGAGHSYFGRDDWEPHAPGLKTLAQATEIRRRVLRAFEEAEKESDPAVRRALLTFAVVGGGPTGVELAGAIGEMSRFTLSRDFREIDPKLARVVLIEAGPRILPMFSERLSSRAVRDLESLGVQVWAESLVTAVDERGVEVGDERLEARTVLWAAGVAASPLNQQLRSALDRQGRVRVRPDLSLPDRPEVFVAGDQAHVEGGEGEPLPGVAPVAMQQGAYLAKRIRGMAAGRVDDRAFVYVDKGQMATIGRKRAVLQRGKLELAGFPAWIAWLLVHVYFLVGFKNRLFVVLQWAWAYLSFRRGARLIVDREWRERSGTDASGADRP; encoded by the coding sequence ATGACACGCGTACTCATCGTCGGCGGTGGATTCGCGGGTTTGCGCGCCGCTCGCGATCTCGGAGGTGCTCCCGACGTCGAAGTCACGCTCTTCGACGCGCGGAACCACCATCTCTTTCAGCCTCTGCTCTATCAGGTCGCGATGGCCGGACTGAGTCCCGCCGAGATCGCTGCGCCCATCCGGTCGCTCCTCGCCCACGCTCCGAACGTGCGGGTCCGGCAGGAGCGTGTGCTGCGGATCGATCTCGATGCCCGCCGCATCGAGACGGCGAGCGGGTCCTTCGACTACGACGTGCTGGTCCTGGCCGCCGGGGCGGGACACTCGTATTTCGGCCGCGACGACTGGGAGCCCCATGCGCCCGGTCTCAAGACGCTGGCGCAGGCCACCGAGATCCGACGCCGGGTCCTGCGCGCCTTCGAAGAGGCTGAGAAGGAGTCGGATCCGGCCGTTCGCCGCGCCCTGCTCACGTTCGCCGTGGTGGGCGGGGGGCCGACGGGCGTCGAGCTCGCCGGCGCGATCGGCGAGATGAGCCGCTTCACGTTGTCCCGGGATTTCCGGGAGATCGATCCGAAGCTCGCCCGCGTCGTCCTGATCGAAGCCGGCCCCCGGATCCTGCCGATGTTCTCGGAGCGGCTGTCGAGCCGTGCGGTTCGCGACCTGGAGAGCCTCGGCGTTCAGGTCTGGGCGGAGAGCCTGGTCACCGCCGTCGACGAACGGGGCGTCGAGGTCGGTGACGAGCGACTGGAGGCGCGGACGGTCTTGTGGGCCGCCGGCGTCGCGGCGAGCCCGCTCAACCAACAGCTCCGGAGCGCGCTGGATCGGCAGGGGCGCGTGCGCGTCCGGCCGGATCTCTCGCTCCCGGATCGTCCGGAAGTGTTCGTGGCCGGCGACCAGGCGCACGTCGAGGGCGGGGAAGGAGAGCCGCTCCCTGGCGTCGCACCGGTCGCGATGCAGCAGGGCGCCTATCTCGCGAAGCGGATTCGCGGGATGGCGGCCGGTCGAGTCGACGATCGTGCGTTCGTCTACGTCGACAAGGGGCAGATGGCGACGATCGGTCGCAAGCGGGCGGTGCTCCAGCGCGGGAAGCTCGAGCTCGCGGGATTCCCGGCGTGGATCGCCTGGCTCCTCGTGCACGTCTACTTCCTCGTGGGCTTCAAGAATCGTCTCTTCGTCGTACTCCAGTGGGCGTGGGCCTACCTGTCGTTTCGGCGCGGCGCGCGCTTGATCGTCGATCGGGAGTGGCGGGAGCGGTCCGGGACCGACGCGTCAGGCGCCGACCGCCCGTGA
- a CDS encoding MFS transporter, translating to MDAQRLPLSTIVLYGSPVGAVFAASFLVSTFFLVFMTDVLRIAPATAGMIVLIGQVWDAINDPPIGHLSDRTRSRWGRRRPWMAASAIPLAVCTVAVWQPPRSFDPSQVVVWVLVSFLLLRTFYSTFRVPHLALGAELGRGYHDRTRVFGGSQFFENMGLVAAAVAVGLIENAEDPRARAGQVAVALGFAVVVFVFVATARLRERPEFQGGSSTSGFVAFRDVLRNPHARILILIFFLDQAGLSILLASIPYLSNWVLETPGNTAIYMGTAVLAMTASLPVAVVAARRFGKRRVWAVSMVARAVTLAFIFSIESGNTAVAIAWTFLIGFLGGSSSVIGPSLKADVIDWDEAESGARREGAYFATWNFAQKSATALAGGLIGAILAAASYDPGLAAQSQATRDWIRFTAGLVPCTLNVLAVVALGRFRLDEAAHRRAIERNRQGSRQNGGQGTD from the coding sequence ATGGACGCCCAGCGACTCCCGCTCTCCACGATCGTGCTCTACGGCTCCCCCGTCGGCGCCGTCTTTGCCGCGTCCTTCCTCGTCTCGACCTTCTTCCTGGTCTTCATGACCGACGTCCTGCGGATCGCGCCGGCCACCGCCGGCATGATCGTCCTGATCGGGCAGGTCTGGGACGCGATCAACGATCCGCCGATCGGCCACCTCTCCGACCGGACCCGCTCGCGCTGGGGAAGGCGGCGTCCCTGGATGGCGGCCTCGGCGATCCCCCTCGCGGTCTGCACCGTGGCCGTCTGGCAGCCCCCGCGAAGCTTCGACCCGTCCCAGGTGGTCGTCTGGGTCCTGGTCTCGTTCCTTCTGCTGCGGACCTTCTACTCGACCTTTCGCGTGCCCCACCTCGCGCTCGGCGCCGAGCTCGGTCGCGGTTACCACGACCGGACGCGGGTCTTCGGCGGCTCCCAGTTCTTCGAGAACATGGGGCTCGTCGCCGCCGCGGTCGCCGTCGGACTGATCGAGAACGCAGAGGATCCACGGGCGCGCGCCGGCCAGGTCGCCGTCGCGCTCGGCTTCGCCGTCGTGGTCTTCGTCTTCGTCGCGACCGCCCGCCTGCGGGAGCGACCCGAATTCCAGGGCGGATCCTCGACCAGCGGCTTCGTCGCGTTCCGGGACGTGCTCCGCAATCCCCACGCGCGGATCCTGATCCTGATCTTCTTCCTCGACCAGGCGGGCCTCTCCATCCTGCTCGCGTCGATCCCCTACCTCTCGAACTGGGTCCTCGAGACCCCGGGCAACACGGCGATCTACATGGGCACGGCGGTGCTCGCGATGACCGCGTCGCTCCCCGTCGCCGTCGTCGCCGCGCGCCGCTTCGGCAAGCGCCGGGTCTGGGCGGTGTCGATGGTGGCCCGCGCGGTCACCCTCGCCTTCATCTTCTCGATCGAGAGCGGCAACACCGCGGTCGCGATCGCCTGGACGTTCCTGATCGGCTTCCTCGGCGGCTCGAGCTCGGTGATCGGACCGTCCCTCAAGGCCGACGTGATCGACTGGGACGAGGCCGAGAGCGGAGCGCGCCGGGAGGGCGCCTACTTCGCGACCTGGAACTTCGCGCAGAAGTCCGCGACGGCCCTGGCCGGTGGCTTGATCGGCGCGATCCTCGCCGCCGCGAGCTACGACCCGGGGCTCGCGGCCCAGAGCCAGGCGACACGGGACTGGATCCGCTTCACCGCGGGGCTCGTTCCCTGTACCCTGAACGTGCTCGCCGTCGTCGCGCTGGGCCGGTTCCGCCTCGACGAAGCCGCCCACCGCCGGGCGATCGAACGCAACCGCCAGGGGAGCCGGCAGAACGGCGGCCAGGGCACCGACTAA
- a CDS encoding MFS transporter — MQQPPPAKGAAYTLGLLLVIYVVNHIDRQVMYILAESVKADLDLTDGQLGFLMGGGFALFYAFAGIPIARLADRGHRSNLISLALLIWSAMTVASGMATNFLQLLAARVGVGVGEAGCTPPAHSILSDTYPPERRGFALSVYGLGVPFGILFGFTAGGYLSDELGWRTAFFVVGIPGVVLALLAKLTLREPERGRFDANASSELESVRATFGFIARLPSMRHALAGSSLQTLFLAGAGAFHASFLQRVHGLTATEAGVRLGLVAGLAGAVSVYGAGWLSQRLAPRDARWTWWIPAIGCVLSLPFSVLAYTTETATLAVAMIAAATFLNHAYSALTHAIMQNLVRPRMRAVMSALALFAMNLVGFGLGPILVGGLSDAFGGGPEIRFALVALVVFVAWAAVHYVLGARTYLRDLDAKDA; from the coding sequence ATGCAGCAACCGCCGCCCGCGAAGGGCGCCGCGTACACCCTCGGTCTCCTCCTCGTCATCTACGTCGTGAATCACATCGACCGCCAGGTGATGTACATCCTGGCGGAGTCGGTCAAGGCGGACCTCGACCTGACCGACGGACAGCTCGGATTCCTGATGGGCGGCGGCTTCGCGCTCTTCTACGCGTTCGCGGGCATCCCGATCGCGCGACTCGCCGACCGCGGCCATCGCAGCAACCTGATCAGCCTCGCCCTCCTGATCTGGAGCGCGATGACCGTCGCGTCGGGGATGGCCACCAACTTCCTCCAGCTCCTCGCCGCGCGGGTCGGCGTCGGCGTCGGCGAAGCCGGGTGCACGCCGCCGGCCCACTCGATCCTGTCGGACACGTACCCGCCCGAGCGCCGAGGGTTCGCGCTCTCGGTCTACGGGCTGGGCGTTCCGTTCGGGATCCTCTTCGGCTTCACCGCCGGCGGCTACCTGTCGGACGAGCTCGGTTGGCGAACCGCCTTCTTCGTCGTCGGGATTCCGGGCGTCGTCCTCGCGCTGCTCGCGAAGCTCACGCTCCGCGAGCCCGAGCGCGGACGCTTCGACGCGAACGCCTCGAGCGAGCTCGAATCCGTCCGCGCGACGTTCGGGTTCATCGCGCGCCTCCCCTCGATGCGCCACGCCCTCGCCGGCTCCTCCCTGCAGACGCTCTTCCTCGCCGGCGCCGGCGCCTTCCACGCGTCCTTCCTCCAGCGCGTCCACGGGCTGACGGCGACCGAGGCGGGGGTCCGCCTGGGACTGGTCGCCGGGCTCGCCGGGGCCGTCTCGGTCTACGGCGCGGGCTGGCTGAGCCAGCGGCTCGCGCCCCGGGACGCGCGGTGGACCTGGTGGATCCCGGCGATCGGCTGCGTGCTCTCGCTGCCCTTCTCGGTGCTCGCCTACACGACGGAGACAGCGACGCTCGCGGTCGCGATGATCGCGGCGGCCACGTTCCTGAACCACGCCTACTCGGCGCTGACCCACGCGATCATGCAGAACCTCGTCCGGCCGCGGATGCGCGCGGTCATGTCGGCGCTCGCGCTCTTCGCGATGAACCTGGTCGGCTTCGGGCTCGGCCCGATTCTCGTCGGCGGGCTCTCCGACGCGTTCGGCGGTGGACCGGAGATCCGCTTTGCGCTCGTGGCCCTGGTCGTCTTCGTCGCGTGGGCCGCCGTGCACTACGTCCTGGGCGCGCGGACCTATCTCCGCGACCTCGACGCCAAGGACGCCTGA
- a CDS encoding sugar phosphate isomerase/epimerase, whose translation MPRFGLATLNHSPLHGLPTQWEAHLDAAAEAGFDAIAPDVFWLRKLEEEGVALATLRAGLESRGLACMELAGIAIGAPDATAAELEEHVRWSEALGAEFVNARVVEPVDAPIVERARGVAEALARVGTRLALEFSRGTKLRSVSDARAFSEALGVAGVGVTLDTWHFFLRPEGVEWEALEALPLEHFANVQLSDGVPYGEGEFGPATMDRRRMPGEGGFDLARAAAQVEARASDLPVVVEVLNADWRARPLSAFARRAALTSRAAWSTGRA comes from the coding sequence ATGCCCCGCTTCGGACTCGCGACGCTGAACCACTCGCCCCTCCACGGCCTGCCCACCCAGTGGGAGGCCCACCTCGACGCCGCCGCGGAGGCCGGCTTCGACGCGATCGCGCCGGACGTTTTCTGGCTGCGGAAGCTCGAGGAGGAAGGCGTCGCGCTGGCGACGCTTCGCGCGGGCCTCGAGTCGCGTGGACTCGCGTGCATGGAGCTCGCGGGGATCGCGATCGGAGCCCCCGACGCGACCGCTGCGGAGCTCGAAGAACACGTGCGCTGGTCGGAGGCGCTCGGCGCCGAGTTCGTCAATGCGCGCGTGGTCGAGCCCGTCGACGCGCCGATCGTCGAACGCGCGCGGGGCGTCGCGGAGGCGCTCGCCCGGGTCGGAACCCGGCTCGCGCTCGAGTTCAGCCGGGGCACGAAGCTCCGCTCGGTTTCCGACGCACGGGCCTTCTCCGAGGCGCTCGGCGTGGCGGGGGTCGGCGTCACCCTCGACACGTGGCATTTCTTCCTGCGCCCGGAGGGCGTCGAGTGGGAGGCCCTCGAGGCGCTGCCGCTCGAGCACTTCGCGAACGTCCAGCTCTCGGACGGCGTTCCCTACGGCGAAGGCGAGTTCGGACCCGCGACGATGGACCGGCGGCGGATGCCGGGGGAGGGCGGGTTCGATCTCGCCCGCGCGGCGGCGCAGGTCGAGGCGCGCGCGTCCGATCTGCCCGTCGTGGTCGAAGTGCTGAACGCGGATTGGCGCGCGCGACCTCTGTCGGCGTTCGCACGGCGCGCGGCGCTCACGTCTCGCGCTGCCTGGTCGACCGGACGGGCCTGA
- a CDS encoding TIGR03619 family F420-dependent LLM class oxidoreductase has translation MRFWHGMGYTPIEELAPLARHAESLGFCGMTLGDHWVTAEVQEDRYEIAKDGVTPWEDQVPWPDPWVQFAALAGETTTLRFMTTVYILPLRDAFTAAKAISTASVVTGGRVHLGVGVGWQKLEFGLSGQPFDRRGRHVDEQLEVLEKLWSGEMVEHDGEFYAFPRVRMQPPPPSRIPVYIGGTSPAAFRRAARHDGWEGAVYPWDEIERYVAGAKQARLDTAGHLDDFRIIVGCTEPTPERMAQLREWGVTDYLKPPWTDGLKATETSLRYKLDEMSAFAETYSVGAS, from the coding sequence ATGCGTTTCTGGCACGGGATGGGCTACACGCCGATCGAGGAGCTCGCCCCCCTCGCCCGCCACGCCGAGTCGCTCGGTTTCTGCGGCATGACCCTGGGCGATCACTGGGTGACGGCCGAAGTCCAGGAAGACCGCTACGAGATCGCGAAGGACGGCGTCACACCGTGGGAGGACCAGGTCCCCTGGCCGGACCCCTGGGTCCAGTTCGCGGCCCTCGCCGGAGAGACGACGACGCTCCGGTTCATGACCACGGTCTACATCCTCCCGCTCCGCGACGCCTTCACGGCCGCCAAGGCGATCTCGACCGCTTCCGTCGTGACGGGCGGGCGCGTGCATCTCGGCGTCGGCGTGGGCTGGCAGAAGCTCGAGTTCGGACTCTCGGGCCAGCCCTTCGACCGGCGTGGCCGACACGTCGACGAGCAGCTCGAGGTCCTCGAGAAGCTCTGGTCCGGCGAGATGGTCGAGCACGACGGCGAGTTCTACGCGTTTCCCCGCGTTCGGATGCAGCCTCCGCCGCCGTCGAGGATCCCGGTCTACATCGGCGGAACCTCTCCCGCCGCCTTCCGCCGCGCCGCCCGCCACGATGGCTGGGAGGGAGCGGTGTATCCGTGGGACGAGATCGAGCGCTACGTCGCGGGCGCGAAGCAGGCGCGCCTCGACACGGCGGGCCACCTCGACGACTTCCGGATCATCGTCGGATGTACGGAGCCCACCCCCGAGCGAATGGCACAGCTTCGCGAGTGGGGCGTGACCGACTACCTGAAGCCGCCGTGGACGGACGGACTGAAGGCGACGGAGACGAGCCTCCGGTACAAGCTCGACGAGATGTCCGCTTTCGCCGAGACCTACTCGGTCGGCGCGAGCTAG